The genomic stretch GGGGTCCGCACGCAGatcagagagcgagagcgggatAGTCAGTGAGGGCGAGACAGAGTCTACTGCCAACTCCGTGGTCTGTCTAGATGACCCATGGAGAGGAGGCAGCACCTACCTCAGACCCCCCCCAGGAGTCAACTCGCCTGGGGAAGACGACGACGAGGGGGACAGGTTGTGTGACGAGGACATTGACAGGATCCTAGAGCGGGCCAACAAGGTAGCGCTGTATGGGGACTGTGTGTCTGTGACGGCGCTGAGAGATCAAGACCAGAACAGATGCaaagcagagaagaagaagagaggcggaggaggaggagaggagggaggtggaggaggagagaaccaGAGGAGACACGGGAGAGAGTCCAACGTGGAGATTCTGATCAGCCCTGACTCCGAGGAGGAAGATGAGAGAAGAGTGACAGGGGTGAAGGgccgtagagacagagagatcccCCATCTGTCCCAAGGATCCTCCCTGGAGTCCCTGTATGCAGCGGGGGAGCTATTTCCATCCGGCAAAGACACTCTGCAGCGCTCCACGTCTCTGGAGAGCTGGCTGGCTCCATGTAAGAGCTGGGAGGAGGCCGAGGGAGAAGGAGGCAGCCAGGGCAGCTTGAGGGAGCTGGGCCTGGGCACCACAGGGGAACTGAGCCACAGGACTCTGGAGCTCCTCAAACGCCTGGAGAACATCCAGACCCCGCTACACGACCTAAAGATGACACGCAGCATCTCTGACATCACTCTGCAGAGCAGCAGCTCCCTGTGCCACCCTGGGGTGGGGTATGGATCTTGGGGGCCTGGGCACGCTGGGTGCCTCTCAGGGGGCCGAGGTGGTTCCCCCTCCTCCGTCAAAGAGAGATCGGCTGCTTCTCTGACAGAGCTGAGCAGCACAGAGGACTCGTCGGTGGGCTCTGAGGACCTGGCCGTACTGAGGAACCGCTGCTACCTACTGGACTCCAACGCCTCCTTCAGGAAGCACCACCACCGGGCCCAGCCAGGGGGTCACCACGGAGGCCATGGGGGTCACGACGAGGCAGACGCCAGCATCAGCATGGTGGTCAACGTGTCATGCACCTCTGCCTGCACAGATGATGAGGATGACAGTGACCTTCTGTCTAGCTCCACGCTGACATTGACTGAAGAGGAGCTGGGTAtcaaggaggatgaggaggaggacagtGACCTTCTGTCTAGCTCCACGCTGACCCTGACTGAAGAGGAGCTGGGTAtcaaggaggatgaggaggaggacaggTCAGTCGCCTCCGAGGAGGAGAACATGGAGGGCTCCTTAAGCCTAGGCATGGAGTACATGAAGAACGAGTTCCACAACTGGATCCACAACCCATCCCGCTCCCAGCAGCAGTCCCAGTCTGGCAGGGACAAGAACCAAGGGTATGACCCTCTAGGGGACGAGctgcagtgtgacaccctatcCAAAGACCGCACCAACAGGCTGTCTGTAGGCAACGAGCACTGCTCCTTCCTAAACCGTTCATCGCTGAGGCTCCTGGAGTCCCACACCAACAGCAACGTGAAGAAAGAGTGTCTCGGAACGCTGCCTGACGTGGTGAACACCAACAGGAAGAACGCCACGCGGAGGTATATCAGCCagtttgtagatgacatggagaaCGGGAATGTGGAAAACTCCCACATCAAAGGGAAGGATGAGGATGATGAGTTGTTACGAGAGGAGGGGAGCCTTTTCACCAAGAAAGGGGAGTCCTTCAAAAACTGTTATGTGAACGAGTCAGTGGTGAATGGAGGGGACCAGCTGAGGGGCATGGGAATGGCCACTGCCACCAAGCCATCCTCGTGTGAGACGCTGTCCCAGCTCCAGGCCAAGGAGTCCTCTCTAGAGAGCCAGCTCAGAGGGGAAATCCCCTGCCAGAGCTCCagccactcctccccctctctctccccactggaGGACCGCGGTGGCTCCCACCACGCCCTGCAGAATCCACCCTGTTCTGAAAACAGCAGTCAGGATAATCTCCTATCTTCATTCCTCTGTGATGTCCACACCCAGCAGAGCATTGGAGATGCCAACCCCATCCCAGACCCCAACTCAGACCATCCCTGCTGCAGCCACCCCCACCCCCAGGCGCCCCCACGCCAGGACCAAAAGAGCCAGGAGAACGTGCACAACTTTGTGATGGAGATCATCAACATGGCCTCGGTGGCTCTGAAGAACAAGGAGAGCCAGGCGGAGGACAAAGAAAGACCAGGCCAGACTGGAGCCCAGATCAGGGACAAAGTCCTGGAGCACTCCCACCGGACCATCCACCTCCACAAGGGAGACTTCTACTCctacctgtctatctcctcccacgACTCGGACTGTGGAGAAGTTAGCGCCTGCATAGACAGCAAGAGCACCACCCCCTTACTGTCGCGTACCCCAGACATCAGGGACGAGGAGATGCTGTTCGAGGCCTGTCCTGAGAAAGTGTACCTTGGACCTCCTCTCCGCTACAGCATGGCTGTCACCAAGAGGCAAAGGAGGCACAGTCCCAAATTAATTgactactactcctcctctccctctcccactgccCAAAGCCAGAGTCCGAGCCAAGCACCTCTGCCCGCCTGCAATGAATACCAAGAAGAACATGGTATTTCTCCTGGAAGTATAGCTGGGAGACAGCTACAGTGCCATAATGAGGCTTCTTATCTTAATCCGTTACCATGTGAAACTCTGATAGACACTGTTGAATGTTTAGGAGATACTGAAATGCTTGAATCTAACATTTCCCCTGTAATGACTAAGATAAGAGTCTCTTGCTCCAGTACAAATCCTTTAAAAGAGGAAGGCAGCCTCTGTCCCCCAATAAGAAAGTGTGATTCGGATGAAAAAGGATCTACTTCACAGTGGATGAAACAGAAGAATGTCAGGAAAGGCTACAGCTCTCTTCAGGAAGTCAAGTCAACTCATAAACAGAAGCAGGTGAGTTAGACATTACACCCTTTATACACCCACCCACCTATCTCCACGTAATGGGACTGGTGCGCATTTCAGCCTGTTATGTATTCATATCTGTGACTAAATATTGGGGAGATATTTTTATTCACTCCTTCattcatcccctcctcctcctcctcctcttcttcccctgaAGTGTCGATGGAAAAGGGATTTGCCTAGCATCCTCCGATTTAGAATGTTAAGGTCTACGGAACAGAATAATCATAATCAGTCAGATTACATTATGATTCATAAGCAAGAATTCCCGGCGAAGAACCATTATTTAATTTCATGACTGAATTACCATGTGTTTGTGTCCTTTTAAGAGGTTGCTCTATTTCATATGCTAAGTTGCCACTTCTCTGGCTGTTCTCTTCAGAAACCTGATGCCTGACACATGATGCCTGCCTATCACACTGTTATATGGCTGTGTCAATTGGTGAATAATTAAGTGATTACCTTGTAAACTGCCGTAATTATAAAAACATCCAACAAAGGAATCTAAAAGGTGGGGTAGTGTGAGCTGTGGAAGATGTAATGATTCTGTTACAGACAGGAAATGTAATTGATAGACAGAtctttacaaacagattattttcaaagctGTTAAGACAATTCTCAGCACCAATTTAAAGTAAAGAGGAATTGTTTTCCATTAGTTACTTGTTGTTTTAAGtcatttaccctaaccctatgtTATTTCCTCATATCCTGTAGCTATGCATTGTAACTAAAGAAATATGAGTTGATTAGAAAGGACTACAAAAAATATAAAACCACCAACAATTTGGTTTGTGGTTtgatatattttctctctctcacgctctctttctctcccacctctctatttctccctctctctatcgctctctcctccccccatctctctctctctctctccccctctctatactctctcctctccacagtcTCCAAGGTCAGTTCAAGGTTGTGGGGAGGTCGGGGGCCTGCGCCCCTGGGGTAGTGGCCCTGTCTCTGACAACTCATCTGCTTCAAAGACTGGAACTGCCAGGCCCCAGGTCAGGGTACGTACAGTATGATGAgtaccgccacacacacacacacgcatgggcACACACACCCTCTCGGGCTGTGTACTTTACCTGGGAAAATGGCCAAAAGGGTTTCTCCCTCTCGTCGTAGCATTCGATTGCAAACACATTTTCCGCCTCATTCCATACTGCCAGCAAGCACATTCAAAAGAAGTTTTGCCATTCATTTTAAAAAAAGTACTCTCTTCTTTTCACCCCTGTCTGCAGAACATGTTCAATGAtgagacatacagttgaaggcggaagattacatacacttaggttgaagtcattaaaactcatttttcaaccactccacaaatgtcttgttaacaaactatagttttggcaagtcggttaggacatttactttgggcatgacacaagtaagttttccaacaattgtttacagacagattatttcacttatatttcactgtatcacaattccagtgggccagaagtttacatacactaaattgtctgtgcctttaaacagcttggaaagattccagaaaatgatgtcatggctttagaagcttcggataggctaattgacatcatttgagtcaattggaggtgtacctgtggatgtatttctaggcctaccttcaaacccagtacctctttgcttgacatcatgggaaaatcaaaagaactgacctcagaattttttttgtagacctccacaaatctggttcatccttgggaggaatttccaaacacctgaaggtaccacgttcatctgtacaaacaatagtacgtaagtttAAACACCAtcggaccacacagccgtcataccgctcaggaaggagacacgttctgtcttctagagattaatgtactttgatgcaaaaagtgcaaatcaatcccagaacaacagcaaaggaccttgtgaagatgctgtaggaaacaggtacaaaagtatctatatccacagtaatacgagtcttatatcgacacaacctgaaaggccgctcagcaaggaagaagccactgctccaaaaccgacataaaaaagccagactatggtttgcaactgcacatagggacaaagattgtactttttggagaagtgtcctctggagggaaaaagggggaggcttgcaagacaaagaacaccattccaaccgtgaagcacggggatggcagcatcatgttgtggagggtgctttgttgcaggagggactggtgcacttcacaaaatagatggcatcatgaggtagaaaaattatgtggatatattgaagcaacatctcaagacatcagtcaggaagttaaggcttggtTGCAAATtagttttccaaatggacaatgaccccaagcatacttccaaagttgtggcaaagtggcttaaggacaacaaagtcaaggtattggagtgaccatcacaaagccctgacctcaatcctatagaaaatttgtgggcagagctgaaaaagcgtgtgcgagcaaggatgcctacaaacctgactcggttacaccagctctgtcaggaggaatgggccaaaattcacccaacttattgtgggaagcttgtagaaggctctccgaaacgtttgacccaagttaaacaatttaaaggcaacgctaccaaatactaattgagtgtatgtaaacttctgacccactgggaatgtgatgaaagaaataaaagctgaaataaataattcactctactattattctgacatttcatattcttaaaatgaagtggtgatcctaactgaccaaaatgtcaggaattgtgaaaaactgagtttaaatgtatttggctaaggtgtacgtaaacttctgacttcaactgtaacagcGTATTTCTGGCATTCATGACCAAGTGCCTCAGTCTAGTAGTTAGACAATGTTATGATTCAAGTGCCTCAGTCTAGTAGTTAGACAATGTTATGATTCAAGTGCCTCAGTCTAGTAGTTAAACAATGTTATGATTCAAGTGCCTCAGTCTAGTAGTCTAGTAGTTAACAATGTTATGATTCAAGTGCCTCAGTCTAGTAGTTAAACAATGTTATGATTCAAGTGCCTCAGTCTAGTAGTTAAACAATGTTATGATTCAAGTGTGTTAAACAATGTTATGATTCAAGTGCCTCAGTCTAGTAGTTAGACTCAGTCTAGTAGTTAAACAATGTTATGATTCAAGTGCCTCAGTCTAGTAGTTAAACAATGTTATGATTCAAGTGCCTCAGTCTAGTAGTTAAACAATGTTATGATTCAAGTGCCTCAGTCTAGTAGTTAGACAATGTTATGATTCAAGTGCCTCAGTCTAGTAGTTAGACAATGTTATGATTCAAGTGCCTCAGTCTAGTAGTTAAACAATGTTATGATTCAAGTGCCTCAGTCTAGTAGTTAAACAATGTTATGATTCAAGTGCCTCAGTCTAGTAGTTAAACAATGTAATTGATTCAAGTGCCTCAGTCTAGTAGTTAAACAATGTTATGATTCAAGTGCCTCactcaacaagtaatctagctaacaattccaaaactactaccttatagacacaagtgtaaggggataaagaatatgtacataaagatatatgaatgagtgatggtacagagcggcataggcaagatccagtagatggtattgagtgcagtatatacatatgagatgagtatgtaaacaaagtggcatagttaaagtggctagtgatacatgtattacataaagatgcagtagatgatatagagtacagtatatacgtatacatatgagatgaataatgtagggtatgtaaacattatattaggtagcattgtttaaagtggctagtgatatattttacatcatttcccatcaattcccattattaaagtggctggagttgagtcagtgtgttggcagcagccactcaatagtGGTTAAACAATAGTAGTTAAACAATGTTATGATTCAAGTGCCTCAGTCTAGTAGTTAAACAATGTAATTGATTCAAGTGCCTCAGTCTAGTAGTTAAACAATGTTATGATTCAAGTGCCTCAGTCTAGTAGTTAAACAATGTTATGATTCAAGTGCCTCAGTCTA from Oncorhynchus clarkii lewisi isolate Uvic-CL-2024 chromosome 25, UVic_Ocla_1.0, whole genome shotgun sequence encodes the following:
- the LOC139384056 gene encoding A-kinase anchor protein 6-like isoform X2 gives rise to the protein MHCDTPQSESTPLSKQPLQGSVSNEVSPTQPVLPKKPIYLEGEAESSLSLRRSTLPPSLQFQADLSQSTPSLLDLPDRSKFWLELNAVCPSNASQSFDSLQFMNSMNLQASRQREAGGYQRQGSPVGAHIPLQRSSSEVDQGGHFPQDLSSIPTLFSGNNGCSRDLKDPQTDRDTDSSLPSPMREPSDHESHDEATSEDFRPPTKEAVWIIQHQCPHLHHPAPVGTSPNPSKEHWFRSDEFLALPAKLKKTEMLAMKLETMAQRPGHQGHHESIQDVDDWELTEVNSDWEREGLGSPQPPLGFDPLQPPHKRPFHVGMGHLSPTLSSDMTPSLDESIESAPLSDLLSEDKAWSSRESRKRDNNRGWSSGETRVRDTNRSLALHPTTTTTMAPHIETQCKPFIQQLLDDIQHHDNHPDIWGKIEGFVKKLDEFICWLREALETTENWTPPKAEMDSLKLYLETHLSFKLNVDSHCSLKDCVVEEGRQLLEIILSHSLRDMLQMVVHQWQQLQRQIRRQHSWMLRTLDAIKAHILATEAEASQEAETTGPLASPKGEFLQSHWEAQRDVLNQLSLKLKSQQYCTGTIRRTGREYAQMSKYNSLQEFESDFQELWDWLMDMDSVVTDSHELMMSEEQQQHLYKGNSVEMRMWLPKKTHLLGWAESLRRSGAQLPPDFHERVNAMTHKWDQLQKILGESVGSTSRSQEPRSALSPHTSSLLGQLESRIKDLKVWLRDTELYIFNSCLRQDTEQDLQVSTQLQHFKSLCLEVCGRRKGVSSLLRLSQRLQEEQEQQSGPDSEQQALQLQLLTVNLERRWEAIVMQVLQWQTRLRWALGTDQVPGNIVEAGLMDLHGPAEDSWEWDEMDMAIVEYNEPQEFDDKQNAECESGPGSPGAGLDYDMSESIPRVTQRGMSLNESSRMTPLSSHRPSVYQVYSLHNVQLYRQPHYPSVHKTSSPVKAGRKQPLLKSLSKDSSFSSVESLPDLLGGLFGGGKQGGRGGGSARRSESESGIVSEGETESTANSVVCLDDPWRGGSTYLRPPPGVNSPGEDDDEGDRLCDEDIDRILERANKVALYGDCVSVTALRDQDQNRCKAEKKKRGGGGGEEGGGGGENQRRHGRESNVEILISPDSEEEDERRVTGVKGRRDREIPHLSQGSSLESLYAAGELFPSGKDTLQRSTSLESWLAPCKSWEEAEGEGGSQGSLRELGLGTTGELSHRTLELLKRLENIQTPLHDLKMTRSISDITLQSSSSLCHPGVGYGSWGPGHAGCLSGGRGGSPSSVKERSAASLTELSSTEDSSVGSEDLAVLRNRCYLLDSNASFRKHHHRAQPGGHHGGHGGHDEADASISMVVNVSCTSACTDDEDDSDLLSSSTLTLTEEELGIKEDEEEDSDLLSSSTLTLTEEELGIKEDEEEDRSVASEEENMEGSLSLGMEYMKNEFHNWIHNPSRSQQQSQSGRDKNQGYDPLGDELQCDTLSKDRTNRLSVGNEHCSFLNRSSLRLLESHTNSNVKKECLGTLPDVVNTNRKNATRRYISQFVDDMENGNVENSHIKGKDEDDELLREEGSLFTKKGESFKNCYVNESVVNGGDQLRGMGMATATKPSSCETLSQLQAKESSLESQLRGEIPCQSSSHSSPSLSPLEDRGGSHHALQNPPCSENSSQDNLLSSFLCDVHTQQSIGDANPIPDPNSDHPCCSHPHPQAPPRQDQKSQENVHNFVMEIINMASVALKNKESQAEDKERPGQTGAQIRDKVLEHSHRTIHLHKGDFYSYLSISSHDSDCGEVSACIDSKSTTPLLSRTPDIRDEEMLFEACPEKVYLGPPLRYSMAVTKRQRRHSPKLIDYYSSSPSPTAQSQSPSQAPLPACNEYQEEHGISPGSIAGRQLQCHNEASYLNPLPCETLIDTVECLGDTEMLESNISPVMTKIRVSCSSTNPLKEEGSLCPPIRKCDSDEKGSTSQWMKQKNVRKGYSSLQEVKSTHKQKQSPRSVQGCGEVGGLRPWGSGPVSDNSSASKTGTARPQVRRLTGSVASATSKAQL